A part of Rhopalosiphum maidis isolate BTI-1 chromosome 3, ASM367621v3, whole genome shotgun sequence genomic DNA contains:
- the LOC113555750 gene encoding uncharacterized protein LOC113555750 encodes MSEPGPNTTIEGTKSLPCIELSSPILDTSDHSFASYKSFNTVHEREIQKPTEVRSNVKALIDKHRSFQENLLNSQVNDFNTKQKSFTNACKNVGASDNDCIQMKGDTKQTENVENVVKNHVYDVFTAHIVNNPKPLQVEKHIVSKSKDFDFKIGTPERFWQNVVSVVSINNAYYQCLKQLIDKQKCKTLEDVIVHVDSMLKIAGDDSELIGLELVASSKQYFEKFGIVLDSKLNEALKKSSFLNYDSKMSALRMELAENKRRIKIAENSIAQLQKEKKDLLNILTSYDSENIHKISLEKRLEVEQQQNNELRDLISDIFNKKMPFTYSQ; translated from the exons ATGTCAGAACCTGGACCTAATACAACAATCGAAGGCACAAAATCGTTGCCATGCATTGAACTGTCATCTCCCATATTAGATACATCCGATCATTCGTTCGCATCTTACAAAAGTTTCAACACGGTTCATGAGCGCGAAATCCAGAAACCTACTGAAGTACGTTCAAACGTAAAAGCTTTGATCGACAAACATAGGTCGTTTCAAGAAAACTTACtaaattctcaagttaatgaTTTCAACACCAAACAGAAATCGTTTACCAATGCTTGTAAAAATGTAGGTGCATCAGACAACGATTGTATACAAATGAAAGGTGACACGAAGCAGACGGAAAACGTCGAAAATGTT gTGAAAAATCACGTGTATGATGTTTTTACTGCCCACATAGTAAATAATCCAAAACCACTGCAGGTAGAAAAACACATTGTGTCGAAATCTAAAGACTTTGATTTCAAAATTGGAACGCCCGA ACGTTTCTGGCAAAATGTTGTTTCCGTGGTCAGTATTAACAATGCTTACTACCAATGTTTGAAACAGCTaatagataaacaaaaatgtaagacTCTGGAAGACGTAATAGTTCATGTCGATTCGATGTTAAAAATAGCAGGCGATGATTCTGAACTAATCGGATTAGAACTCGTGGCCTCATCCAAGcagtattttgaaaagttcGGCATCGTATTGGACAGTAAACTAAATGAAGCATTAAAGAAGAGTTCGTTTTTAAACTACGACAGCAAGATGAGTGCGCTTAGAATGGAGTTGGCCGAAAATAAGAGGCGCATAAAGATCGCCGAAAATAGTATTGCGCAACTCCAAAAGGAAAAGAAAGActtgttgaatatattaacCAGCTACGATTCTGAAAACATTCACAAAATATCGCTGGAAAAACGGCTTGAAGTTGAGCAACAGCAAAACAACGAATTAAGGGATTTAATAAgtgatattttcaataagaaAATGCCTTTTACCTACAGCCAATGA